A single region of the Streptomyces virginiae genome encodes:
- a CDS encoding TIGR00730 family Rossman fold protein — MGNHGSPEGSARRRPEEQQLGPVLRRRSQVQAGSTTDQRLLDSAGPSEWVHTDPWRVLRIQSEFIEGFGTLAELPPAISVFGSARTPEGSPEYEAGVRIGGALVDAGFAVITGGGPGAMEAANKGAREANGVSVGLGIELPFEQGLNQHVDLGLNFRYFFVRKTMFVKYSQGFVVLPGGLGTLDELFEALTLVQTQKITRFPIVLFGTEYWSGLVDWLRNTVIAQGKASEKDLYLFHVTDDVDEAIALVTKEVGK, encoded by the coding sequence ATGGGCAACCACGGCAGTCCCGAGGGTTCCGCTCGTCGTCGGCCCGAGGAGCAGCAGCTCGGGCCGGTGCTGAGGAGGCGGAGCCAGGTGCAGGCGGGCAGCACGACGGACCAGCGGCTGCTGGATTCGGCGGGGCCCTCCGAGTGGGTGCACACCGATCCCTGGCGGGTCCTGCGCATCCAGTCGGAGTTCATCGAGGGCTTCGGCACGCTGGCCGAGCTGCCGCCCGCGATCAGCGTGTTCGGGTCGGCCCGTACGCCGGAGGGCTCGCCCGAGTACGAAGCGGGTGTGCGGATCGGCGGCGCGCTGGTCGACGCCGGCTTCGCGGTGATCACCGGCGGCGGTCCGGGGGCCATGGAGGCGGCCAACAAGGGCGCCCGCGAGGCGAACGGCGTCTCGGTCGGCCTCGGCATCGAGCTCCCCTTCGAACAGGGGCTCAACCAGCACGTCGATCTCGGCCTGAACTTCCGGTACTTCTTCGTCCGCAAGACGATGTTCGTGAAGTACAGCCAGGGCTTCGTCGTCCTGCCGGGCGGCCTGGGCACGCTGGACGAGCTGTTCGAGGCGCTGACCCTGGTCCAGACCCAGAAGATCACCCGCTTCCCGATCGTGCTCTTCGGCACGGAGTACTGGAGCGGCTTGGTCGACTGGCTGCGGAACACCGTGATCGCCCAGGGCAAGGCCTCGGAGAAGGACCTCTACCTGTTCCACGTCACCGACGACGTGGACGAGGCGATCGCGCTGGTGACGAAGGAAGTCGGCAAGTGA
- the dapC gene encoding succinyldiaminopimelate transaminase has product MAAVSDRLPAFPWDKLEPYKKTAAAHADGIVDLSVGTPVDPVPELIRRALIEAADSPGYPTVWGTVALRDAITGWVRGRLGASTAEHRNVLPVVGSKELVAWLPTQLGLGAGDKVAYPRLAYPTYEVGARLCGAEAVVYDDPTELDPAGVKLLWLNSPSNPTGKVLAKEELVRIVAWAREHGILLFSDECYLELGWEAEPVSVLHDDVCGGSYEGIVAVHSLSKRSNLAGYRAAFVAGDADVLGELLEIRKHGGMMTPAPVQAATVAALGDDTHVEEQRERYAARRAALRTALEGHGFRVEHSEASLYLWVTRDEPCWDTVAHLAGLGILVAPGDFYGEAGARFVRVAFTATDERVEAAVKRLG; this is encoded by the coding sequence GTGGCCGCAGTATCCGACCGTCTTCCCGCCTTCCCCTGGGACAAGCTGGAGCCGTACAAGAAGACGGCGGCGGCCCACGCGGACGGCATCGTCGACCTGTCCGTCGGCACGCCCGTGGACCCGGTCCCGGAGCTGATCCGGCGCGCGCTGATCGAGGCCGCCGACTCCCCGGGCTACCCGACCGTGTGGGGCACCGTCGCCCTGCGCGACGCGATCACCGGCTGGGTGCGCGGCCGCCTCGGCGCGAGCACCGCCGAACACCGCAACGTCTTGCCGGTCGTCGGCTCCAAGGAGCTGGTGGCCTGGCTGCCGACCCAGCTGGGTCTGGGCGCCGGGGACAAGGTCGCCTACCCCCGTCTCGCCTACCCCACCTACGAGGTCGGCGCGCGCCTGTGCGGCGCCGAGGCCGTCGTGTACGACGACCCGACCGAGCTCGACCCGGCCGGCGTCAAGCTCCTGTGGCTCAACTCCCCGTCCAACCCCACCGGCAAGGTCCTCGCCAAGGAGGAACTCGTCCGGATCGTGGCCTGGGCGCGCGAGCACGGGATCCTGCTCTTCAGCGACGAGTGCTACCTGGAGCTGGGCTGGGAGGCCGAGCCCGTCTCCGTCCTCCACGACGACGTCTGCGGCGGCTCGTACGAGGGCATCGTCGCCGTCCACTCGCTCTCCAAGCGCTCCAACCTGGCGGGCTACCGGGCGGCCTTCGTCGCCGGTGACGCGGACGTGCTCGGCGAGCTGCTGGAGATCCGCAAGCACGGCGGCATGATGACCCCCGCCCCGGTGCAGGCGGCCACGGTCGCGGCCCTCGGCGACGACACCCACGTCGAGGAGCAGCGCGAGCGCTACGCGGCCCGCCGCGCGGCGCTGCGCACCGCCCTGGAGGGGCACGGCTTCCGGGTCGAGCACAGCGAGGCGAGCCTGTACCTGTGGGTGACCCGTGACGAGCCCTGCTGGGACACCGTCGCCCACCTCGCGGGCCTGGGCATCCTGGTCGCGCCGGGCGACTTCTACGGCGAGGCGGGCGCGCGGTTCGTGCGCGTCGCCTTCACCGCCACCGACGAGCGGGTCGAGGCGGCGGTCAAGCGCCTCGGCTGA
- the dapE gene encoding succinyl-diaminopimelate desuccinylase, whose product MSESELDLTLDAAELTARLVDIPSVSGDEKVLADLVEHALRGLAHLTVDRFGNNVVARTHLGRAERVVLAGHLDTVPIADNVPSRLDENDVLWGCGTTDMKSGVAVQLRIAATVPEPNRDLTFVFYDQEEVAADLNGLGKVAEAHPDWLTGDFAVLLEPSNAEVEGGCQGTLRVLLRTTGERAHSARSWMGSNAIHTAGPILARLAAYEPRKPVIDGLEYHEGLNAVRVEGGVANNVIPDACTVTVNFRYAPDRTAADALAHVREVFADCDIAEFVVDDSSPGALPGLSHPAAQAFMEAVGGRAMPKFGWTDVSRFSALGVPAVNYGPGDALLAHKVDERVETKAILHCEERLRAWLTS is encoded by the coding sequence ATGTCCGAATCCGAGCTGGACCTCACCCTGGACGCCGCCGAGCTGACCGCCCGGCTCGTCGACATTCCGTCCGTGAGCGGCGACGAGAAGGTACTCGCCGACCTCGTGGAACACGCGTTGCGCGGCCTCGCGCACCTCACCGTGGACCGCTTCGGCAACAACGTCGTCGCCCGCACCCACCTGGGCCGCGCCGAGCGCGTCGTCCTCGCCGGCCACCTCGACACCGTGCCGATCGCCGACAACGTCCCCTCCCGTCTCGACGAGAACGACGTGCTGTGGGGCTGCGGCACCACCGACATGAAGTCCGGTGTCGCCGTGCAGCTGCGCATCGCCGCGACCGTGCCCGAGCCGAACCGGGACCTCACCTTCGTCTTCTACGACCAGGAGGAGGTCGCCGCCGACCTCAACGGCCTCGGCAAGGTGGCCGAGGCCCACCCCGACTGGCTGACGGGCGACTTCGCGGTCCTGCTGGAACCCTCGAACGCCGAGGTCGAGGGCGGCTGCCAGGGCACCCTGCGCGTCCTGCTCCGCACCACCGGCGAACGCGCCCACTCCGCGCGCAGCTGGATGGGCTCCAACGCCATCCACACGGCGGGCCCGATCCTCGCCCGGCTCGCGGCCTACGAGCCCCGCAAGCCGGTCATCGACGGCCTGGAGTACCACGAGGGCCTCAACGCGGTCCGCGTCGAGGGCGGCGTCGCCAACAACGTCATCCCCGACGCGTGCACGGTGACCGTCAACTTCCGCTACGCCCCGGACCGCACCGCGGCCGATGCGCTGGCCCACGTACGGGAGGTGTTCGCGGACTGCGACATCGCCGAGTTCGTGGTCGACGACTCCTCGCCCGGCGCCCTCCCCGGCCTCTCCCACCCGGCCGCCCAGGCCTTCATGGAGGCGGTCGGCGGCCGCGCCATGCCCAAGTTCGGCTGGACGGACGTCTCCCGCTTCAGTGCCCTCGGGGTCCCGGCGGTCAACTACGGCCCGGGCGACGCCCTGCTGGCGCACAAGGTCGACGAACGCGTCGAGACGAAGGCGATCCTGCACTGCGAGGAACGACTCCGCGCCTGGCTGACCTCCTGA
- the folP gene encoding dihydropteroate synthase, whose amino-acid sequence MLRLGRREFDTHEPVIMAIVNRTPDSFYDQGATFRDEPALDRVEHAIAEGAAIIDIGGVKAGPGEHVDAAEEARRTVDFVAEVRRRHPDVVISVDTWRHEVGEAVCEAGADVLNDAWGGVDPKLAEVAARYGAGLVCTHAGGVEPRTRPHRIAYDDIMEDVLRVTLGLAERAAALGVRRDAIMIDPGHDFGKNTRHSLEATRRLGEMTATGWPVLVSLSNKDFVGETLDKPVKERLLGTLATTAVSAWLGAQVYRVHEVAETRQILDMVRSIQGHRPPAVARRGLA is encoded by the coding sequence ATGCTGCGACTGGGCAGGCGCGAGTTCGACACCCACGAGCCGGTGATCATGGCCATCGTGAACCGGACGCCGGACTCCTTCTACGACCAGGGCGCGACGTTCCGCGACGAGCCGGCGCTGGACCGGGTCGAGCACGCGATCGCCGAGGGCGCCGCGATCATCGACATCGGCGGGGTCAAGGCGGGCCCGGGCGAGCACGTGGACGCGGCCGAGGAGGCACGGCGCACGGTCGACTTCGTGGCCGAGGTCCGCCGCCGCCACCCGGACGTGGTGATCAGCGTGGACACCTGGCGGCACGAGGTCGGCGAGGCGGTGTGCGAGGCCGGGGCCGACGTCCTCAACGACGCCTGGGGCGGGGTGGACCCCAAGCTGGCGGAGGTCGCCGCGCGGTACGGGGCGGGCCTGGTCTGCACCCACGCGGGCGGCGTGGAACCGCGTACCCGGCCGCACCGGATCGCGTACGACGACATCATGGAGGACGTCCTGCGCGTCACGCTCGGCCTCGCCGAACGCGCCGCGGCGCTCGGCGTCCGCCGGGACGCGATCATGATCGACCCCGGACACGACTTCGGGAAGAACACCCGGCACTCGCTGGAGGCCACGCGCCGGCTGGGCGAGATGACGGCGACGGGCTGGCCGGTGCTGGTCTCCCTGTCCAACAAGGACTTCGTCGGCGAGACCCTCGACAAGCCGGTCAAGGAACGCCTGTTGGGCACCTTGGCCACGACGGCCGTCTCGGCCTGGCTGGGCGCGCAGGTCTACCGCGTCCACGAGGTCGCGGAGACCCGGCAGATCCTGGACATGGTGCGTTCGATCCAGGGCCACCGCCCCCCGGCGGTCGCCCGCCGCGGCCTGGCCTGA